The DNA segment GAGCTGACGAATCGAAGGATCATTTATAACCTGCGGCAACAGCTCATAGTTCCCGGCTTTCGCCTCTTCGTAGATTGCTTCCTGCGCAAGTCTATCTGTTTCCGCTTTCGCCAGAGCGTCGTTTAAATCGCCGAGCTGTTTATAGGTGAGGTTGAGATCCTTGTCCAGAGAGACTATGTCCCATTTCTTGGCGAATTCGCTGAGTTCGTCCTGGGTTTTTTCAAGCTTCTCCTTTACCGTTTTCAGCTGATTGGTCAGCGAAGCAACCGCTGACTTCGTCACCCCGAGTTTCTTTTCCAATACCCATTCGATGTATTGATCCGCCAGAGTATTTACGGCCTCAGCGGAAAGCTTGGGATCGGCGCTCTCAAAACTAACGTCAACGAGCCTCGATTCCCTGTCGGGGGTAACCTTAACCCTGCCTAAAAAAGCGTTAACCAGCTTCTCCTGCTCGGTAAGCTCCTTTTGCTGTTCAATGGGGTATTCGTCTTTCCCGCCGGGCAGAATTTTCTTTATAGGAGCTGTTATTGAACTTTTTACGATTGCCAGAAGTCCGGGCTTTTTGTTAACGTCGAATTCCGGGTGAGATTTCAGATCTAATTTGTTGATTACCTCTCTTGCCAGAGACCTGCTTCTTAATAACTTGTACTGGGTCTCGTAGAACTCGTCCTGTGCCTGTGTTTTTAGTTCCATTACTTCCTGAAAACCCGTTATCTTTGGGTCTTCCGGCGCGATTTCGACTGTTGCCGCGGCTTTATATATTTTCTGCATCATGAGTGAGGCAATCCCCACTATGAAGACCGATATGAAGAGACACGCCAATACGACCTTTTTTCTCCGTTTGATAACGTTTATGTAGTCATTCAGGCTAGACGACTCTTCCAGGTACAAATCATAGTCCGATTCCTGTAGAGCGGGATGTATATCTTTTCTCCGCTCATCAACATCAACGACTTCGACTTTTGTAATCTGTCTCCCAGGTCTATTTAATTTGTCATCCATAATTTATAATCTCCCTCGCCCTCTGATCATCTGTCAGGCGGATTGTAACCTACTCCACCTATTCCGAACACGTTAAAATTGAGCCCGTAGAAAAAGCTCTTTATACCGCTGGCTCCTACAATTACGGCGTCTTTTTCGTTTAACAGCGGGTCCGATTCCTCGCCGTTCCGGATTCTCTCCAGATCGACATCCACAACCTCTTTTCTGCCGTTTCCAAGGTAGCGAATGAGCTTTACGTCCCCTTTATCCGCAACACTCATTACTCCGCCCGCCATTACTACAGCCTCGCTAAGCGTCGTCTTCCCTTCATTGATAGGATACGCGCCGGGGTTGACCACAGCGCCCTCAACAAAGACGTTTGCCGCTTCAGGGACATACACCAGGTCCCCGGGTTTAATTTCTAGATTAGCTTCGGGATTCTGACTGGAAAGAAGCTCGTCCAGATCCACAAGATAAGAATTCTTACTTCCGTCTTTTTCATTCCTCGTCACATAAACCAGTGTTCCAGCCTTATCGTTCAAGCCCTGCGCGGATGCCAGAGCATCAAGCAGCGTCCTACTGCCGATCAGCTCGTAGACCCCAGGACTGTTTACATACCCCAGCACGGAAACAACCTTGCTCTTGTGCTCTGTCACGAATATACCCACATGAGGATCATCTATATACTCGCCGTCTCTGAGCATGTTTTCTATCTTTACCTCCGCATCCCTTGCGGTGAGTCCTTCTACATAGACACTGTTCAGAAGTGGTATGGTGATTTCTCCCCTGGAGCTCACACGAGTGGTGGTGGTCAATCTGTCAGACTCAAATACCCTTATCTCGAGAAGGTCTGCGGGTCCTATCAGATATCCTGCGGGCGTGGCCGTGTTCGCAGGAATAGATTGTGAAATAAGCCGGGAATTAATATTTTCGACTTCTTGAGGAGCCTGGTAGTCCTGCCGGGACGTCTGAGGCGTGTTTACTGTCCGGCCGCCCCCCCCGCATCCGGCAATCGCGGCCGCCAGGAAAAGAATAAAGAATGATATTTTATTATTCATAATAACCTCCTGAATAAATTAAAAGGAAAGTCATTACACATATACTTATTGTTATCCGATTGAGTAATCCTTATCCCTATGATTGACACAGCTTCGCCACCTCGCTTACATAAAACAAGCTATAAAATCACACTTGTTCCCACCCGGAGTTATAGCTTTTCATACAAGCTCTATATCAGCCGGATCCACTTTTACGGCAACAGAACGCTTAATGATATCTATCGATACAATGAGCCTGTTCTGTCCCTTCCTTTCGACGATCTTTCCGCTTACACCACTGAGCGGCCCGTTAACTACCACAACCTCTTTCCCTTTTACCAAATATTTATACGGATCGTATTCGACATTCGTGTCCACGAGACACCTTATCGAATCTATCTGATGAGCGGACACTCTCTCATAGCTTCCGTTCGAGCTAAGGATTCTTACGACACCTCTAGTATTCAAAATATTCAGTACGCTCTGCGCGTCCTTCTCGAATATCCGTACGAATATATATCCGGGGAAAAGCGGAAGCTGTAGCTTTTTTCTTCTGTCTTTCCATTGAGTCATAACTTCCCTCAAAGGCAAAAATGTCTCGATCTTCTTGCTCGACAGCAGGGAGTCGACGGTCTTTTCGTGTCTCACGATTGTGTAAACCGCATACCACGATCTAGCGGCCGACGCGCCCGAAACTTCGCCCGGATATACCATATCCTCATTTTGAGACGCTAGATTTCTTGTATCCGCCATTGTGCTCATCTAATCCCTCGTGTCCTTTTGAGCCCCGTTTGTTTCAATCCGTGTCTGAACTCATAACTAATCATGGCTCTTTCACCATATTTCTTATTATTTCAGTTATCTCATCAAATTCAGTGGACTTGTCAAGAAAAAAATCCGCCCCTTCTTCCATGCATTTTTTTCTGTATTGAGAGTAGGGAAAGTTAGTCAGCATGATTACCTTGGGAGCGTTCCGCTCTCTTTTAATCTGTTTCAGAACTTCTATCCCGTTTTCTCCTCTCATACGTATGTCCAGTATTAATACTTCGTGTCTGTCCGTCTGATAACGTGAAATTGCCATCTCCGCATTTTCAGCCTCCGCGACGGTTTCCACTCCCTTTATTGTAGAAAGTAAATTTACTAACCTGTCACGAATTATCCTCGAATCGTCAACCACTAATACCTTCATTTGCTCCCGTTTCCCAGACACGTGAAAAAAGCATAATAGAACTGCGTTCATTTGAAAATCAGACGACGTCTACAATTTTTATAGGGGAATCGGTAATTATTTTGTAAGGGTTTGTCCTACAAACAGGCCAATTCTTAATCAGCAATTATCATTTTAGAAGATATGGCCGTTTTTATAGTATTGTGGAATAATGCAAAGAAGAGGCCCCGCCCCGAGAGGCTAGGGAAGGAAAAAGAGCAGGATTGTATTGTTGGGTGAATACAACACTGGGGTTTAAAATTGGAGGACGGACTTTCAGCCCGCCCCGGTCATAAAGGTCATAAAGGTCATAAAAAGATATCAGGTAATCAAATTGTTCTTTATGCTATAACTTGTCAATTCTGCGTTTGTCTTCATATTCATTTTTTTCATGATACGCGCCCGGTATGTGCTTACGGTTTTTTCGCTTAAATACAATTTATTTGAGATTTCCTTCACTGTTTTTCCCGAGGCTATCATGCACATAACCTGAAATTCACGGTTGGACAGAGCTTCATCAGGAGAACCGTTAGATTCGCTAACCAGCCCGAAAGCCAGTTTTTCAGCGAGAGAAGAGCTTACATATCTGCCTCCCGAAACAACCTTCCTCACAGCTTTTACCAGCTCCTCCGGCGCGCTGTCCTTGTTAATGTATCCACAAGCGCCTTCCTTTAGAACCCTTACGGCGTATAAATCCTCCGAATGCATGCTTATGACCAGCACGCTGATTTCCGGACACTCGTTTTTCAATTGACGCAGTACTTCGAGCCCGTTCCGGTCAGGCAGCGATATGTCGAGCAGCACAATGTCGAAATCCGTACTATGAACGAGCTCCAGGGCTTCACGGGCCGTTCTGGCCTCGTTGTGTACGGAGATATCGGGCTCCTTCTGCAGAATCATTTTCAAACCCAGTCTAACCACCGGATGATCGTCTGCAATCAGAACTCTAATCATTTGTGCACCTCCCTTTGGGAACACCAACCAATACCGCGGTTCCCTTTTTAGGTTTTCCTGTAATGTTTATAGTACCTCCGAAAATCAAGGCGCGTTCCTTCATACCGAGCAATCCCAGAGACTGCGGAGCGGTAATAGATTCCTCTAAGATCCCGACTCCGTTATCTTCAACCTTAAGCAGGTACTTGTCGCTTTGCTCTTTCAGACTCACGTTTACAATCGTAGCCTCGGAATGTTGCGCGACGTTTGTCAGTATCTCCTGAAACATGCGGAACAGCGCCGTAGAAACTTCCCGGTTAAGCGGTATATGCTGGACTTCAGAGTTAAACCGGCACTCTATACCGGTCAGCTTCTCAAAATCCTGCGCCTGCCATTCGATCGCGGCAACGGTTCCCAGATCATCGAGGACTCCGGGCCTCAGTTCCATCGCTATTCGGCGAACCGACTGAATATTAGAATCCACCAGAGCCGACATCCTCTTGATTCTTTCATTTATTTCCCCTAATTGGGATTCGTAATCGTTTTCGTCCAACTGCTTGCTTAGCAGGCCGAGGTCTATCTTTAACCCTGTAAGAGACTGACCCAATTCATCGTGAACCTCGCGCGATATTTTGGTCCTCTCTTCTTCGCGTACGGATTCCAGGTGTTTCGTCAGCGCGCGCAATTGTTTATAAGAGTTCTTAAGCTCGTATTCTTTAATTCTTCTCTCTTTTATTTCCTTACGCAGTGATTCGTTGGCGTTTGTCAATTCATTGGTTCTTTTGCCGATCTCCTTTTCCAAATTCATATTTATTTCTTTTAACTTGTCTTCGGCAACCTTCCGCTCTGTTATATCTTCGACTGTCCCCTCATAAAAAAGGATTTTCCCGTCATTGGTTTTTATCACCGTAATATTTTCCAGGACATATATCTCCGTCGCGTCCCGTTTATTCCATACGGATTCCATGCCCTTGATCTCCCCGTCCCTATCCAGAATGTTCTTGACCTTCCTCCAGGCAGTATCGGATCTGAAATGCTGGTTTTCAATCTCATGTACGGCAAATTCCTCCATAGACGAATAACCCAGCATAGCGATGAACGCCGGATTTGCATCAAGTATCTGTCCGTAGGGAGTAATTCTGTATACACCTGTAGGCACATTCTCAAACAGGGTCCTGAATCTCTCTTCACTCTTTCTCAGCTTTTCCGCCTTTCGAGCGTTGTTAATAGCGGTTTCTATTTGCCTTGAGATTAGCTCAAGCAGCACCAGCTCGTCTTCATAAAATATATCTTTCTGGGTTGAACTGATATTTATCACACCCAGTACGCTATTTCTGGAATGAATGGGCATTGATAAATAGCTCTTGACTCCGATTTCCCTTCCGACTCTTCCGACAACAGAATCCCGGTCGACATCTGCACAGTATATGAGCTTTTCATCGATTATGGTTTTCCAGGTATAGTCTTTCGGGTAGGGAATCACTTTTATTCTATCTACAAACGTATCCGGGTACCCCCTGTAGGATTTAATAACAGCATTCTCACCGTCGATTATGTGTATTGAAACATTCTCCGCCCCAGCCACATTTCTATGAATCGCATCCACGGCATTATCGAATACTTCCTGTAAATCGATCGAACTGTGCACATCCTGAGTAATGGTTCTTATTATGTTTTCATATCTACTTTTCTTGCTCAGCTTTCTCAGGCTGAACTTAAGCGATTCCTGCACCTTGATGAGATCCGTAAGATCCCGGGACCGGACCGTTATACCGATTCCGCCGTCCGGATTAAGAACAGGGGTTACCACGCTTTCAAGCCAGCAATAATCTCCGTTCTTCTGCTTGAATCTGTAGGTGATCGGGTCATTTGCGGACAGGGTTCTGAATGTTTTAGAAAATTTTTCCAGAAACGGGGCAACCTTCTCTTTTTTTATGAGGTTAAAAACATTGTCCATTTCAAATTCGTTATATTCTATATCCAGTATGTTTGAAAAAACCTCAAGAGATTTACCAAACTCGGTATTTATATATTCGCTTTCGTCCGGATGAACATGCTGCAAGAAGTTCTTACCCCGCAACTCATCCGCCTCGTAGTCGAGAACATTCCTAATTTTGGGGTCAAAGTATACAAATTCGTATCTGGCATTTATTTCGAACACCAGATTAAGCTTCTTCAGATTGCGCTTATTCGGATTGTGAATACGATCCGATGCTCGCTCGCCTTCAGGAGTTATTTTCATAGCTTCGGTGCTTATATTCATTTTGTATATTCAATACGACCGTCTGATATATTCTATATATTAATGAATGCAACCTACGTGCCAGAATACGAACGCGGGGTACTTATTAAATCTTTGTGCTATGTTGCGGATTAAATAAGAACACTGAGATTGTTTTAATTTATATGATTGTATAAAACGGTACAGTAAGAACTGTATAGAATTTAAACAACGTATCATAGGAACTATATTATAAATATTCTTCATTATAAATATTCTTCGCCGTGAATATTTTTCTGAAACCCGGCGCTTAATACCAATACAGCTATTTAGCAAACCTATTTCTAAGACTACTTGAATATTATGCCTGTCTCGCTACCGTAATTGATGATTTTTTCATTCACCCGATTATTTTTAATCTTGCTGTCACGCAAACATAAATTCCCCGGGGCAGCTGTGAGAATAATTCAATCAATCCGATAGATACAAATACTTTTTTAAACTTGAATGTAATCTTTTCCCAAGAGAGCGAAGTAAGACCAGGGTTAGAGCTATCACACTCTGCTGCGCGATAGACTCCGTATCTGAAGTTTTGTTCGGTTTCGGTAGTCACTCCCGAACCGTTTGTGAAATAAAACAACAGTTGCCTCTTCTATAACAAAGATTTGTTAGAACTAAATAAAAGTAAAGATTAATATAACCCCATTAATAGACTATGATAATCAAGGAAATGTGTAAATACTACTTTGGTAGTTTTCTTGATAAACCTAGGAGCTATCAATCTTTAGCGACCCCATACTAAAGTCTTAATACGTTAGTATAATCACATATGCGCAAAATGATAGTACCTATAAAGTAGTTTCTGAAATAATTACCCGGAATCTCATGGACGGCAAATATTAATGAGACACAATTAACGTAAATTCTAAATGCCCGTCATGCACGTGTTCAGTGTAGCAGGTCACGGGATTTCACACCCGACTGAGGACTGGGAAGTTTCACTAACGGACTTATATTTTACCCGAGAATCGCGCCATTATATAATTGCGGAGAGTTCACGCGCTTAATTCAACAAATATCGAAGAAGGGAGAACCCTGATTGAGCGCTTGAATACGCCGTTGCCCCCGCTCCTTAAGAGCTCGCTTGTAACTACTTGGGAGTGACTCGGCACCCGGTCTGTGTAACAATTTACATACCCGGCGTTACCCCGAGCCCCCGCTCGCCGCCCGGCCCTGGCGGAACCGCGCATCAAAGCGGATACATGATTCCGTACGCGCTATATAAATACAGTTGACGTCACTTATCACTAAATTTACCGTCTCGAAAACATCCCTCATTCTGGTATGATGTTATATGTACGACGAGGGCAGTCGCGCACCCTGCTCTGAGAAAATATCACAACGAGGAGCGAGTTATGAGTATCGAAGAAACAATAATCAAGCTGAGCGGATACCCGAACGATGAATATCCGATCACGTCCCTCTACCTTAAGCTCGGCCCGCGTGAGAGGGAAAATTTCATATACACGATCAAGCTTAAAAACATGATAAAGAATCTGAGGGAAGACCAGGAAAGCAGGAGCCTGTCGAAAGAAGCGGCCGAATCGGTCGAGAAAGATATAGCAAAGATAACCGGTTTCATTGACGACCCCGACAATTTAACCGAGTGCAGGGGCATCGCCGTTTTCTCCTGCTCCGAAAAAGGGCTGTGGGAGGTTCTCAAGCTCCCGTACGTATACCGAAATCAGCTCGTAGCGGACCGATCCGCTGTCATCGGTCAGCTAATAAAGGTCGAGGACGAATACACTCACATAGTAACCGTTCTCGTGGACAGGAAAAAAGCCAGGATATTCAAGCTCGACAGCAGCGGCGTGAGCGAAATACTCGATTATTTTTACCCTGCGGCTTCCCGGACTACGAAGTTCCACAGCCCGGAAAGTCAGTTTAAAAAGATGTCCCCAAGTGCTTCGGGCTACGCAAACGTAGCGCAGGGTTTCGGAGAATACGGCTTTAACCGGACGATAGAGAACGAGATACACCAACACTATAAATACATTGCCGAAAAGGTTCTCGATTACTACAGGGAAATGAAATTTCACTGGCTGATTCTCGGGGGAACGGACGAGAATATCTCCGAGTTTTCCCATCATCTTCACTCGAGCCTGGAGGACAAGCTCGCGGGCGCCATATCAACGGATATGGATAGAGTAAAGCCTTCACAGGTTGCGGAAGAGACCCTTGACGCGGTAGAGGCGGCCATAGCGGACAGGCAGGAGAAGCTCATCCAGGAGTTCAGCGAGAAACTCTCAAACGGTTATGCGCTCGACGGGATCAAATCCTCATGGAACGCGCTCCTTAACGGCCAGGTTCGCGTACTACTCGTCGCCGAAGGTTTCAGTCAGCCCGGTTTCATATGCCCGGAGTCGGGACAAATCTCAATTGACGGCAAAGACGGATGCCCTGAGAATAAAGAGGCGCTTCCCGTCCAGGATCTGGTGGACCGCGCGATCGAAGGAGCTTTCGGTCAGGGCGGTGAGGTCGAAATAGTTTCCGGCGACGAGCTGAAAAAGCAGATTCAGGGAGTAGGCGCCATACTGAGATTTACGGTTTAAGGACGTTTTCCTTTGCTTTAAAAGGCATTATCGGCTAGGTACAAGCTCTATGACTGGCATACTCTCGGCCAACCTTATTGCGCTTTGCTCCGAGACTTCGAGCCTTTCTCCGAAAAATTTTTCGGTAAGAATACCGAACGCCCGGGGATAGCGCCGTGAGTAATCGTAGAGCACGGAAGCCGCACGCTCACGCGAAAGCTCCCTTGCGTCGGCCCGGAACTTTCGGTTCTTTACCTGCATTTCCACACAAGGCGTATTCAATATATTGAGGTACCAGTTCGACTTCCGCCCCCAACCCGAAACGACGTAGCAAGCGCCCGTCTCACTATCGTGCTTCACGACCTCGAGCACGGTTTCCCTTCTTAGTCCGCTCACCCTTCCCGTATGCGTGAGTTTCAGAAACCTTTCCCCAAAGAGCGGCCCCAACCCGGCTTTATATAGGAGCAGGGGAAACCTGAAAAAGAGCCTTTTAAATCCTGTCGGCGGCCCTTTGCTGAATAAAGTTTCTTTTTCGCTCATGATCTTCTATTCCGGAGAATAGAGGGGGCGGGCTCAACCCGCCTCGCTGTATAAATTCCTCTCTCGTTTCTCCTCAGAAAGTTTAAAAGAAATTGGATCTGCATATTAGAAGGGAAACCCGAAGTTTACGGTAAACGCGTCAAGGTCCCCGAACCTGTATCCGATCCCTATTCTGGGGTTCGATATGAACCCTATTTTAAGCGGAGTATCCGAGCCCAGAGTACAGGCGATCTCGTACTGATTCTCCACCTCAAGCGGGTCGCTAAGGAACCTGTCGAATTCCGCCTCGGGGAAAAAATGGTACCAGTTAAAAAACACGCTCACGTCCGGCTCGTATCCCTTTACCCTGAATCCGAGACGATGCCTTACGTCCAGACCGTTCTCAAGCACGCCGTAGGACTCTTTATTTTCATTATCGAACGTAGCGTTTCCGGCCCACGCGATTTTGTTTCCGACGCTGAAGGTAAACCTTTCCCAGAATATCTCGTAGAGGCTCGTGATTCCTATGGTATACAGATATACCGCGGAGTCGTCCACCTGAAGCCCCCTCGGCCTTGCCTTGTTGTATATTTGCCATGCCAGTCCTACATTCGCGAACGGCTTTATATACCAGTTATCCACGGCTTCGTACTCAAGCTCAAGGCCCGGTATATAGGCCATTACGTCCTGGTCCACCTTGAGTTTCGTGTCGTCTTCAAGCCTCCGTCTGAAACGGAAGCGCCCGTAGTACACGGGGGAGTTAACTTTAAGATTGAGCCTCTGGTTTCCCATGAAGTCTCTGAATGTATAGGCGATTGGAAGACCGTAGACCTGCACATCGAGCCCGCCTACGTCGTAGGACCCGAATCCGAGCTCAAAAGCGTAGATGAAATTCACTTCGACGCTGGTGTTTTCCTGGGACAGAGCCTGAAGCGAGGGAAAAGTGAGAAGTAGAACAAAAGCCGTCATAGGAAGCGCGAGGTTTTTCACAGGCAGCAATTTATAATGTTTTCAGGGCTAAATCAAGGTCATAATTTCCCG comes from the Deltaproteobacteria bacterium genome and includes:
- a CDS encoding response regulator transcription factor; its protein translation is MKVLVVDDSRIIRDRLVNLLSTIKGVETVAEAENAEMAISRYQTDRHEVLILDIRMRGENGIEVLKQIKRERNAPKVIMLTNFPYSQYRKKCMEEGADFFLDKSTEFDEITEIIRNMVKEP
- a CDS encoding polysaccharide biosynthesis/export family protein, with amino-acid sequence MNNKISFFILFLAAAIAGCGGGGRTVNTPQTSRQDYQAPQEVENINSRLISQSIPANTATPAGYLIGPADLLEIRVFESDRLTTTTRVSSRGEITIPLLNSVYVEGLTARDAEVKIENMLRDGEYIDDPHVGIFVTEHKSKVVSVLGYVNSPGVYELIGSRTLLDALASAQGLNDKAGTLVYVTRNEKDGSKNSYLVDLDELLSSQNPEANLEIKPGDLVYVPEAANVFVEGAVVNPGAYPINEGKTTLSEAVVMAGGVMSVADKGDVKLIRYLGNGRKEVVDVDLERIRNGEESDPLLNEKDAVIVGASGIKSFFYGLNFNVFGIGGVGYNPPDR
- a CDS encoding response regulator transcription factor yields the protein MIRVLIADDHPVVRLGLKMILQKEPDISVHNEARTAREALELVHSTDFDIVLLDISLPDRNGLEVLRQLKNECPEISVLVISMHSEDLYAVRVLKEGACGYINKDSAPEELVKAVRKVVSGGRYVSSSLAEKLAFGLVSESNGSPDEALSNREFQVMCMIASGKTVKEISNKLYLSEKTVSTYRARIMKKMNMKTNAELTSYSIKNNLIT
- a CDS encoding nitroreductase family deazaflavin-dependent oxidoreductase, whose amino-acid sequence is MSEKETLFSKGPPTGFKRLFFRFPLLLYKAGLGPLFGERFLKLTHTGRVSGLRRETVLEVVKHDSETGACYVVSGWGRKSNWYLNILNTPCVEMQVKNRKFRADARELSRERAASVLYDYSRRYPRAFGILTEKFFGERLEVSEQSAIRLAESMPVIELVPSR
- a CDS encoding PAS domain S-box protein; this translates as MNISTEAMKITPEGERASDRIHNPNKRNLKKLNLVFEINARYEFVYFDPKIRNVLDYEADELRGKNFLQHVHPDESEYINTEFGKSLEVFSNILDIEYNEFEMDNVFNLIKKEKVAPFLEKFSKTFRTLSANDPITYRFKQKNGDYCWLESVVTPVLNPDGGIGITVRSRDLTDLIKVQESLKFSLRKLSKKSRYENIIRTITQDVHSSIDLQEVFDNAVDAIHRNVAGAENVSIHIIDGENAVIKSYRGYPDTFVDRIKVIPYPKDYTWKTIIDEKLIYCADVDRDSVVGRVGREIGVKSYLSMPIHSRNSVLGVINISSTQKDIFYEDELVLLELISRQIETAINNARKAEKLRKSEERFRTLFENVPTGVYRITPYGQILDANPAFIAMLGYSSMEEFAVHEIENQHFRSDTAWRKVKNILDRDGEIKGMESVWNKRDATEIYVLENITVIKTNDGKILFYEGTVEDITERKVAEDKLKEINMNLEKEIGKRTNELTNANESLRKEIKERRIKEYELKNSYKQLRALTKHLESVREEERTKISREVHDELGQSLTGLKIDLGLLSKQLDENDYESQLGEINERIKRMSALVDSNIQSVRRIAMELRPGVLDDLGTVAAIEWQAQDFEKLTGIECRFNSEVQHIPLNREVSTALFRMFQEILTNVAQHSEATIVNVSLKEQSDKYLLKVEDNGVGILEESITAPQSLGLLGMKERALIFGGTINITGKPKKGTAVLVGVPKGRCTND
- a CDS encoding UpxY family transcription antiterminator is translated as MSTMADTRNLASQNEDMVYPGEVSGASAARSWYAVYTIVRHEKTVDSLLSSKKIETFLPLREVMTQWKDRRKKLQLPLFPGYIFVRIFEKDAQSVLNILNTRGVVRILSSNGSYERVSAHQIDSIRCLVDTNVEYDPYKYLVKGKEVVVVNGPLSGVSGKIVERKGQNRLIVSIDIIKRSVAVKVDPADIELV